Proteins from one Fragaria vesca subsp. vesca linkage group LG6, FraVesHawaii_1.0, whole genome shotgun sequence genomic window:
- the LOC101315446 gene encoding uncharacterized protein LOC101315446, producing MTVTLQSFSLLNPNPSSTSRFTKAATTPLALFSRRFHQFHGGAPVAVPKGLGSCGGSLSLHRRSLWCRPIVAAAASHDESKHPEVEVEKEKENAKVKAEESEEAWKQTLASFKEQALNLKSVSQEAYEIYSEKAFVILKETSEQLKIQGDKAMCDLTEVAKEISEEGKEFISTAAKNSPEPVKEIVETFQTSSDDLNDVTKIRDFHVGIPYGLVLSLGGILSFMVTGSTAAIRFGVILGGTLLALSISSLRSFKQGESFPLALKGQAAIASILFLREARLLTQRSWIPYLLTTFVSGGIVAFYVYRIVQSRKHQKDSSFE from the exons ATGACCGTGACGTTGCAATCCTTCTCGCTCTTAAACCCTAACCCTAGCTCCACCTCTCGCTTCACCAAGGCCGCCACGACTCCGCTCGCCTTGTTCTCTCGGCGATTCCATCAATTTCATGGAGGAGCTCCGGTTGCGGTTCCGAAAGGGCTCGGTTCTTGCGGTGGCTCGCTCTCCCTGCACCGGCGGAGCTTGTGGTGCCGGCCAATTGTAGCCGCCGCTGCCTCGCACGATGAATCG AAGCATCCAGAGGTTGAGGTGGAGAAGGAAAAGGAAAATGCCAAAGTGAAAGCTGAAGAATCAGAAGAAGCTTGGAAGCAGACTCTAGCTTCTTTCAAAGAACAAGCTTTAAACCTGAAAAGTGTCTCTCAGGAAGCGTATGAGATATACTCTGAGAAAGCATTTGTAATTTTGAAGGAAACGTCAGAGCAGTTGAAAATACAGGGTGATAAGGCAATGTGTGATTTGACTGAGGTAGCTAAAGAGATCAGCGAAGAAGGTAAAGAATTTATCTCCACAGCCGCAAAGAATTCTCCCGAGCCAGTGAAGGAAATTGTTGAGACGTTCCAAACATCATCTGATGATCTCAATGACGTCACAAAAATCCGCGACTTTCATGTTGGGATACCATATG GTTTGGTTCTCTCTCTTGGTGGCATCCTTTCCTTCATGGTAACTGGAAGCACTGCTGCAATTAGATTTGGGGTTATCCTTGGTGGTACTCTTTTGGCTTTAAGTATTTCGAGTTTGAGATCATTTAAGCAAGGAGAATCATTTCCTTTGGCCTTGAAAGGGCAGGCAG CTATTGCCAGTATACTTTTTCTGAGGGAGGCACGCCTACTGACTCAG AGATCATGGATTCCATATTTGTTGACAACCTTTGTCAG TGGAGGTATTGTAGCTTTCTATGTCTATAGGATTGTACAGAGTCGTAAACACCAAAAAGATTCGAGCTTTGAATGA